The Bradyrhizobium diazoefficiens genome contains the following window.
TCACGGCGAGGGCGTTGCGATCGGCATGACGCTGGCGGCGCAGTTCTCGGCCAGGCTCGGCATGATCGGCGAGGCCGATGCCGCCCGCGTCGAGCGTCACCTCATCGAAGCAGGCCTTCCGACGCGCTTGCAGGACATCGCCGGTTTCGTGCAGGAAGGGCTTGTGGATGCCGACGCGCTGATGGCGCTGATGGCGCAGGACAAGAAGGTCAAGCGCGGCAAGCTCACCTTCATCCTCCTGGAGGCGGTCGGGCGTGCCGTCATCGCAAAGGATGTCGAGCCGGCGCCGGTACGCGACTTCCTGAAAGAGAAGCTCGCGCAAAATGCCTGAAACGCGACTGAATTTCTGTTGAGAGTTTCATGGATTGGCTCGGCTTCACCATCGTCGTTATCTGCCTGCTCGTGTCGGGCTTCTTCGCCGCGAGCGAGACCGCGCTGACCGGTGCCTCGCGCGCCAGCATGCTGCGGCTGTCCAAGCAGGGTAACCGCGACGCCGACGTGGTCTCGCAACTGCTCGACATGCGTGATCGCCTGATCGGCGCGCTGCTGCTCGGCAACAACATCGCCAATATCAGCGCGTCCGCGTTGGCTACCAGCATCTTTACCGCATGGTTCGGAGATGTCGGCGTGCTCTACGCGACCGGCGTAATGACGGTGCTGGTCGTGATCTTCGCCGAGGTCCTGCCGAAGACCATCGCGATCAACGCGCCGGACCGGATGGCGCTCGCGGTTGCGCGGCCGATGCGGTTGACGATGTACGTGCTGGGGCCGCTACTGCGAATCGTGGAAGTCATCGTGCGCGTGCTGATGCGGCTGTTCGGCCTCGCCGGCGAGCACCAGGCGATCCTGTCGCCGACCGAGCGCCTCCGTGGCGCGGTCGATCTGTTGCACCACGAGGGCAAGGTCGAGAAGCAGGACCGCGACATGCTCGGCGGCCTGCTGGATCTGCGCGAGCTCCAGGTCTCCGACGTCATGATCCATCGCACCGAGATGATGATGATCAACGCCGATCTGCCGGCGGAGGAGCTGGTGCGCGAGGTGCTGGCGACCGAATACACCCGCATTCCGCTGTGGCGCGAGAAGCCGGAAAACATCATCGGCGTGCTCCATGCCAAGGATCTCCTGCGGGCGATCCGCGCCGCCGACGGCGACACCTCGCGCATCGACGTCTCCACCATCGCGCTGCCGCCCTGGTTCGTGCCGGAGATGCGCCCGGTCTCCGAGCAATTGAAGGCATTCCGCCGTCGAAAAACCCATTTCGCGCTGGTCGTCGACGAGTACGGCGAAGTTGAAGGTCTTGTGACGCTGGAAGACATTCTGGAAGAGATCGTCGGGGACATCTCCGACGAGCACGACGTCGTGGTCGCCGGCGTGCGTGCCCAGCCGGACGGCTCGGTCGTCGTCGACGGCTCGGTGCCGATCCGCGACCTCAACCGCGCCATGGACTGGCGTCTGCCCGATCAGGAGGCAACCACGGTCGCGGGCCTCGTCATTCACGAAGCGCAATCGATTCCCGACCGCGGCCAGAGTTTTACGTTCCACGGCTTCCGCTTCCGCGTCCTGCGCCGCGAGCGCAATCGCATCACCGCGCTCCGTATTTCACCGGTGCCGCGCGATGCGGAGCTGGAGGAAGCCAAGCCGAAGCGGGCTGGGACGTCGTTTTGACGCAGTCGCTTTTAGCTCTGAAGCTTCCACATCGTCATGGCCGGGCTTGTCCCGGCCATCCACGTCTTGCCTGCAGCACAAAGAACGTGGATGCCCGGGACAAGCCCGGGCCATGACGACCTCTTGTGACCGCTCAGAGCGACCCTTCCCCCGGCGCCTGCGCGTGGATCGCCAGCGCATGCACGCTGCCGGAAAGTTCCGCGGCCAGCGCTGCATTTATCATGCGGTGGCGGTCGACCCGGCTCTTCCCTTTGAACGCCTGAGACACGATATACACGCGGAAGTGCGTCTCGCCGCTCGGCCTGTGGCCGGCGTGCCCCTCATGCAGATGTGACTCGTCGACGACTTGCAGGCTTTCCGGCGTGAAAGCTTCCCGCAACTTGTTGCTGATAGTGTCTTTCATGACCATGAGCGCCATTAAGGTGCGCGATCGCACTTCGTCAATGCCATAGGCCGCCTCCGGCGGCCGTTCTCAAAGCGCCGAGGCGAAGCTTCGGTTACGGGTAGTCAGCTAATTGCAATGTCAAGACTTGAAGGTTTTTGCATTGCGTAGTCAAAGTTGGTCATGCCGATCGATTCATCCAAGTTCTTCGACTCCATCCGGGTCAAGCCGAAAGGCAAGCAGCCGGAGGCGAAGCCGCGCGACACCGTGGCCAATTGCGAATGGACCGGGTGCCAGAACAAGGGCGCCCACCGCGCGCCGAAGGGGCGCGACAACCAGCGTGAGTACTGGCACTTCTGCTTGAATCACGTGCGCGAGTACAACCAGAACTACAATTTTTTCTCCGGCATGAATGCCGATGCGGTCGCGCGCTATCAGAAAGATGCGCTGACCGGCCATCGCCCGACCTGGAAGATGGGCGCCAATGGCGGCGTCAAGAAGGGGGCGGAGGCCGAGATCGACGGCGCCTTCGATCCGTTCAGCATGTTCCAGGAGCTCAACGGCCGCACCGGCTGGCGCGCCGGCCCGCAGGCCGCGCCCAAGGTCGAGACGCGCAAGATCATGAACGCCGAGCGCAAGGCGCTCCAGGTGATGGGCCTCGGCCCCGACGCTACCCTTGCCGACGTCAAGTCCAAGTACAAGGCGCTGGCGAAGCAGCACCACCCCGACACCAATGGCGGCGACCGCTCCACCGAAGATCGCCTGATCGAGATCATCAAGGCGTATAATTATCTGAAGACGGTGGTGCGGGAGGCCTGACGCACGATCCAGCCTGAAGCATCCAGCCTGAAGCCATCACACTTCAGGCGATCTCCGGGAAGGACAATTCGCAAAGCAGTCCTTCCGGACGCCACTGCCGGCTGACCTTTCCGCGCAAGGTCCGGATGATGCCGTCGACCGCGCCGATGCCGAAGCCCCTCCGCGTCGGTGGCTCCTTGACCCGGGGACCGCCACTCTCCGACCAGTGCAGCACGAGAGGCCCTGCATCGCTGGTCTCCCAGCGAATATCCAATCTGCCCGAGGGCGTCGACAGCGCGCCGTACTTGGCGGCGTTGGTCGCGAGTTCATGCACGGCGACCGCGACCGACTGGGCTAGCGTCGCCGGCAGGTGGATATCGTCGCCTGCGATCCGGATCCGTTCGCCGTCCCGGCTGTCGTAGGGACGGAGTTCCTCTTCGATGATGGTTTTCAGGCTGGCCCCTGTCCATCGCGAATCCGAGAACAGCTTCTGTACGTTGGCAAGCGCGCTGAGCCGGCCCTGGAACACGGCCTGGAACTCCTCGGCGCTATCTGCCTTGGTCAGCCGCAGCATCGCCTGCGCCACTGCGAGCAAATTGTTCGAACGATGATCGACTTCGGACGCGAGAAGCATCATCCGCTGCTCGGCCTGCTTGCGAGCCGTGATATCGACCAGCATGTTCACCGCACCAGCCAATCGGCCGCTTTCATCGCGCAGGGGCGTGGGATACGGCATGAAATAGATCCGTGAGCCGTCAGGCCGTTCGGCAATCGCCTCGACGTCGCGTACGGCGCGGTTCTGCTTCAGGGCGATGGCCATGGGGCATTCAGCGTGCGGGAGCGGCGTGCCGTCCGGCAGATAAAGCTTCCAGGTCACGCACCACATCTCGCCGATTTGCGGCGTGCGTCCGGCAAAATCGATGCAGGCGCGATTGAAGAAGGTGATGCGACCTTCGGCGTCGGTGGTGTAGATTGCGGCAGGCAGCGCCTGGAGCAAATCACGGAATCGCCGTTCAGAAT
Protein-coding sequences here:
- a CDS encoding BolA family transcriptional regulator, which translates into the protein MVMKDTISNKLREAFTPESLQVVDESHLHEGHAGHRPSGETHFRVYIVSQAFKGKSRVDRHRMINAALAAELSGSVHALAIHAQAPGEGSL
- a CDS encoding HlyC/CorC family transporter, whose amino-acid sequence is MDWLGFTIVVICLLVSGFFAASETALTGASRASMLRLSKQGNRDADVVSQLLDMRDRLIGALLLGNNIANISASALATSIFTAWFGDVGVLYATGVMTVLVVIFAEVLPKTIAINAPDRMALAVARPMRLTMYVLGPLLRIVEVIVRVLMRLFGLAGEHQAILSPTERLRGAVDLLHHEGKVEKQDRDMLGGLLDLRELQVSDVMIHRTEMMMINADLPAEELVREVLATEYTRIPLWREKPENIIGVLHAKDLLRAIRAADGDTSRIDVSTIALPPWFVPEMRPVSEQLKAFRRRKTHFALVVDEYGEVEGLVTLEDILEEIVGDISDEHDVVVAGVRAQPDGSVVVDGSVPIRDLNRAMDWRLPDQEATTVAGLVIHEAQSIPDRGQSFTFHGFRFRVLRRERNRITALRISPVPRDAELEEAKPKRAGTSF
- a CDS encoding HWE histidine kinase domain-containing protein, which produces MLDLFGEANEASIGAITAGYAVSRSEAGANSERRFRDLLQALPAAIYTTDAEGRITFFNRACIDFAGRTPQIGEMWCVTWKLYLPDGTPLPHAECPMAIALKQNRAVRDVEAIAERPDGSRIYFMPYPTPLRDESGRLAGAVNMLVDITARKQAEQRMMLLASEVDHRSNNLLAVAQAMLRLTKADSAEEFQAVFQGRLSALANVQKLFSDSRWTGASLKTIIEEELRPYDSRDGERIRIAGDDIHLPATLAQSVAVAVHELATNAAKYGALSTPSGRLDIRWETSDAGPLVLHWSESGGPRVKEPPTRRGFGIGAVDGIIRTLRGKVSRQWRPEGLLCELSFPEIA
- a CDS encoding J domain-containing protein, coding for MPIDSSKFFDSIRVKPKGKQPEAKPRDTVANCEWTGCQNKGAHRAPKGRDNQREYWHFCLNHVREYNQNYNFFSGMNADAVARYQKDALTGHRPTWKMGANGGVKKGAEAEIDGAFDPFSMFQELNGRTGWRAGPQAAPKVETRKIMNAERKALQVMGLGPDATLADVKSKYKALAKQHHPDTNGGDRSTEDRLIEIIKAYNYLKTVVREA